One stretch of Thermococcus sp. M36 DNA includes these proteins:
- the nuoI gene encoding NADH-quinone oxidoreductase subunit NuoI — translation MEVDFKVAPESKIRKKPSYIKPWMGLKYLFKKPVTIKIPQEKTQIAKEYRGLHTLDWKKCVGCNFCGQICPARAIEMTWLEKDGQMEKRPHPKIDYGRCTYCQFCVDVCPTGALGFVETFMITTTWQEEQLEVFDWVPIHPDEFRKYQDEYGDYRFPVEKIEFNRETKEVTYHLRDGTAFKFKILGYGIRPPKKPTPAKPAPKPAEKKEAEPAEKAEEKKE, via the coding sequence ATGGAGGTCGATTTTAAGGTCGCCCCGGAGAGCAAGATCAGGAAGAAGCCGTCCTACATAAAACCCTGGATGGGGCTGAAGTACCTCTTTAAGAAGCCAGTCACGATAAAGATACCCCAGGAAAAGACCCAGATCGCAAAGGAGTACCGCGGTCTTCACACTCTTGACTGGAAGAAGTGCGTCGGCTGTAACTTCTGCGGCCAGATATGTCCGGCGAGAGCCATAGAGATGACATGGCTAGAAAAGGACGGCCAAATGGAGAAGAGGCCGCACCCCAAGATAGACTACGGAAGGTGCACCTACTGCCAGTTCTGTGTGGACGTCTGCCCCACCGGAGCCCTGGGCTTCGTCGAGACCTTCATGATAACCACCACCTGGCAGGAGGAGCAGCTTGAGGTGTTTGACTGGGTTCCGATACACCCCGACGAGTTCAGGAAGTACCAGGACGAGTACGGCGACTACCGCTTCCCCGTGGAGAAGATAGAGTTCAACAGGGAGACCAAGGAAGTTACCTACCACCTCAGGGACGGCACTGCCTTCAAGTTCAAGATACTCGGCTACGGCATAAGGCCGCCCAAGAAGCCGACCCCCGCCAAACCCGCTCCAAAGCCGGCGGAGAAAAAGGAAGCCGAGCCCGCCGAAAAGGCCGAGGAGAAGAAGGAGTGA
- a CDS encoding NADH-quinone oxidoreductase subunit D, which yields MVSQSELIREARENGMDLLPLDKDTYELFFGPQHMATENYSIILKMDGNRVVKAIANPGFLHRGFEKLAEYRPWHTNIALLLRVCVPEPDVPEVIYSMAVEEILGWEVPERAQWIRTTVLEMARVSAYLFWTMGMAFKLGVYTAGQWAAAYRERFMALFEQLTGARVYHIYTIPGGVRRDIPSDAWLRRLRDTVEYIKSKLPDFDEILFENYITHRRLEGIGVMDRKFALDEGVTGPNLRATGVPYDVRRVDPYLLYPELDFEVPVLKDGDALARVMVRRFEIEQDLYILEQLLDMGPPSGPYKVEDPRLKNLPRFKVPAGDAFAHVESTKGDFGAYVVSDGKNKPYRLQLRGPSISHGIRVIEQLLVGARIADVPVILVSLDNCPPDIDR from the coding sequence ATGGTTTCACAGAGCGAGCTTATACGTGAGGCAAGGGAGAACGGCATGGATCTGCTCCCCCTCGATAAGGACACCTACGAACTGTTCTTCGGTCCCCAGCATATGGCCACCGAGAACTACAGCATAATCCTTAAAATGGACGGCAACAGAGTCGTTAAGGCTATAGCAAACCCCGGCTTCCTCCACAGAGGGTTTGAGAAGCTCGCCGAGTACAGGCCCTGGCACACCAACATAGCCCTTCTCCTCAGGGTCTGTGTTCCCGAGCCCGATGTGCCGGAGGTCATATACTCAATGGCTGTCGAGGAAATACTCGGCTGGGAAGTCCCGGAAAGGGCGCAGTGGATCAGGACAACCGTCCTCGAAATGGCGAGGGTCTCAGCGTACCTGTTCTGGACGATGGGTATGGCCTTCAAGCTCGGTGTCTACACCGCCGGCCAGTGGGCTGCCGCCTACCGTGAGAGGTTCATGGCTCTCTTCGAACAGCTCACCGGGGCCAGGGTCTACCACATCTACACAATCCCCGGTGGAGTCAGGAGGGACATACCCAGCGACGCCTGGCTAAGGCGCCTCAGGGACACCGTGGAGTACATAAAGAGCAAGCTCCCCGACTTCGACGAGATACTCTTCGAGAACTACATCACCCATAGGAGGCTTGAGGGGATAGGTGTAATGGACAGGAAGTTCGCCCTTGACGAGGGCGTTACCGGGCCCAACCTCCGTGCCACTGGAGTCCCCTACGACGTGAGGCGCGTTGACCCCTACCTCCTCTATCCGGAACTCGACTTCGAGGTGCCTGTACTGAAGGACGGAGATGCCCTCGCAAGGGTTATGGTGAGGCGCTTTGAGATAGAGCAGGACCTATACATTCTTGAGCAGCTCCTCGACATGGGGCCGCCCAGCGGGCCCTACAAGGTCGAAGACCCGAGGCTCAAGAACCTGCCGAGGTTCAAGGTTCCGGCCGGGGATGCCTTCGCCCACGTTGAGAGCACAAAGGGTGACTTCGGCGCCTATGTCGTCAGTGATGGAAAGAACAAGCCGTACAGGCTGCAGCTCAGAGGGCCGAGCATATCCCACGGAATCAGGGTCATCGAACAGCTACTCGTCGGAGCGAGAATAGCCGACGTGCCCGTGATACTCGTAAGCCTTGACAACTGCCCACCGGACATAGACAGGTGA
- a CDS encoding proton-conducting transporter membrane subunit — MNGQYASLLIALPLISAFFVPLIKGLGKKAVKYYLVLVTALQTGIAVWTFQQVYGTGQPIIVMAGAWRPPVGINLYIGHFAALFVLIVAVVSFLMAVFSVRAIEVEPIDKYVMLFLLLMLGATGMIATGDIFNLFVFMEITAISAYALTAYNKTGEAAEASLKYIVLGGIGSSFFLIGVALIYGALGTLNMAQIAQLASTIDPTVAQVGLALIIFGLAVEAELFPLNAWAPDAYQAAPHPITAMFSGFVVKAGLYAMARILYLMQASAGWSSILGLLITLGTLTVIVGELAALRQRDVKRMVAYSSIAQVGFIAVGFALGTQAGVNAAVFHMVNHAVVKVLMFLAIGHVAVVLGGSELERFKGLGKRMPLTAFAITIGAISIIGIPLFNVFWSKMQLVMASMAAGKTGVIALILAASVVEAVYYLRLIHTMWFAGEGEKASEGLVISLMLLVLVAIVVVIGIYPDYVWSLAQRAGSDIFNVADYIKNVPLMGVGA, encoded by the coding sequence ATGAACGGGCAGTACGCTTCACTCCTCATAGCGTTGCCGCTCATCAGCGCCTTCTTCGTACCCCTGATTAAGGGGCTCGGGAAGAAAGCCGTCAAGTACTACCTCGTCCTGGTAACCGCACTCCAGACAGGAATAGCGGTCTGGACCTTCCAGCAGGTCTATGGCACCGGCCAGCCCATAATAGTCATGGCAGGCGCCTGGAGGCCGCCCGTCGGAATCAACCTCTACATCGGCCACTTTGCGGCACTCTTTGTGCTGATAGTGGCGGTCGTCAGCTTCCTCATGGCAGTGTTCAGCGTCAGGGCAATTGAGGTCGAGCCGATAGACAAGTACGTCATGCTCTTCCTGCTCCTCATGCTCGGTGCGACGGGCATGATAGCGACTGGGGATATATTCAACCTCTTCGTCTTCATGGAGATAACGGCAATAAGCGCCTACGCACTCACAGCCTACAACAAGACCGGGGAGGCGGCTGAAGCCTCACTCAAGTACATAGTCCTCGGAGGAATCGGTTCAAGCTTCTTCCTCATCGGCGTCGCCCTCATCTACGGTGCGCTTGGAACCCTCAACATGGCCCAGATAGCCCAGCTCGCGAGTACCATCGACCCGACCGTCGCCCAGGTGGGGTTGGCGCTGATAATCTTCGGACTCGCCGTTGAGGCCGAGCTCTTCCCGCTCAACGCCTGGGCGCCCGATGCATACCAGGCAGCTCCTCACCCGATAACGGCCATGTTCTCCGGCTTTGTCGTCAAGGCGGGCCTCTACGCCATGGCAAGGATACTCTACCTCATGCAGGCTTCCGCAGGCTGGAGCTCCATCCTTGGACTGCTTATAACCCTCGGCACACTGACCGTCATAGTCGGTGAGCTTGCGGCCCTCAGACAGAGGGACGTGAAGAGGATGGTTGCCTACTCCAGCATTGCCCAGGTAGGATTCATCGCGGTGGGCTTTGCCCTCGGCACCCAGGCGGGCGTGAACGCGGCAGTGTTCCACATGGTCAACCACGCGGTGGTTAAGGTTCTGATGTTCCTTGCCATCGGGCACGTGGCAGTGGTTCTCGGAGGGTCCGAGCTGGAGAGGTTCAAAGGGCTTGGAAAAAGGATGCCACTCACGGCGTTTGCCATAACCATCGGGGCCATAAGCATCATCGGAATCCCTCTGTTCAACGTGTTCTGGAGCAAGATGCAGCTTGTAATGGCTTCGATGGCCGCAGGCAAGACTGGAGTCATAGCCCTCATACTGGCCGCCAGCGTCGTGGAGGCGGTCTATTACCTCAGACTGATACACACGATGTGGTTCGCGGGGGAGGGAGAAAAGGCCAGCGAGGGACTGGTCATCAGCCTGATGCTCCTTGTGCTCGTGGCCATCGTGGTGGTCATAGGCATCTACCCGGACTACGTATGGAGCCTTGCCCAGAGGGCGGGAAGCGACATCTTCAACGTGGCTGACTACATCAAGAACGTTCCACTTATGGGGGTGGGAGCATGA
- a CDS encoding NADH-quinone oxidoreductase subunit C: MTDYEALVAKILEKAPYAEGEVRRERRIEFRISPDRIRDFLKLLKDNGFELLLQITAVDWPDRGEIELIYQVFSITHRTHTFVRTAIPRDNSVVPTVMDIYPVAETYERDAHEFFQVVFEGNPKLEMPWILEEEDKEAGLSYRKDFDMLGYVKRKYKILDRFDEDKGTYVI, encoded by the coding sequence ATGACTGACTACGAGGCCCTCGTCGCCAAAATCCTCGAAAAGGCCCCCTACGCTGAGGGAGAGGTCAGACGCGAGAGGAGGATAGAGTTCAGGATATCCCCTGACAGGATAAGGGACTTCCTCAAGCTGCTCAAGGACAATGGCTTTGAGCTCCTGCTCCAGATTACGGCCGTTGACTGGCCTGACAGGGGAGAAATCGAGCTAATATACCAGGTCTTCAGCATAACCCACAGGACACACACCTTCGTGAGAACTGCCATACCGAGGGACAACTCAGTGGTGCCCACCGTCATGGACATCTATCCGGTTGCGGAGACCTACGAGAGGGACGCCCACGAGTTCTTCCAGGTCGTCTTTGAGGGCAATCCCAAACTTGAGATGCCCTGGATACTGGAGGAGGAAGACAAAGAGGCTGGGCTTTCCTACAGGAAGGACTTTGACATGCTCGGCTACGTGAAGAGGAAGTATAAGATACTGGACAGGTTCGATGAGGATAAGGGCACCTACGTGATCTGA
- a CDS encoding proton-conducting transporter membrane subunit, with protein MINELLIIIFAPLIAGVIAWALDIKGVREIIGVIGAAVPLAYLIKLYSEVDAGNTIRYSTNFGGFTFDFALTHLSWIFAMIAGVVGLAAVLGMVSTSRNSYEWLFALMSLSGVYGVFLAYDLMGFFLFWELMTFGSFMMVLKYNRSASLKYFVLSIIGAYAMLLAIGMIYAKVGSFSFIEVYKALSQDAAMGAVGAGTIFSRGEMAAIFGLFLVAFGVKAGTFPLHVWAPDAYSETNQSYTAMFSGVLSKTGVYGFILIYMLLGYRLIVEFGTFRSVPKFGYIIAFLGGLTIVIGGILAALQEDIRKLFAYSSISQIGYILVAIGVGSALSIEAGIYHAISHALFKGLFFLIVATIVYRTGKTEFKDMGGLAEKMPFTFAMAFVAILSLAGIPPMVGFASKWLIFEAVISQNMPILGGMVFFGSAIGFVYLIRFTYAVWFGQRPTDLDDVKDAPLPLAIGMAILALLNVVFGIAPGIVAQELNKVFGSDVIGGTIWELNIGVGKYSGLLITIWLVIGMLVAAIIYFLGARVRRVPVTDTYQSGNPVTMDYNLTIRRNFFLPLKEALSFWLRISFDKLYRDIAKTTEDFADTLRNYVYNGNVQSYAWYLAIVLLILAIWGV; from the coding sequence ATGATCAACGAACTCCTCATTATAATCTTTGCACCCCTGATAGCGGGAGTCATAGCCTGGGCACTTGACATCAAGGGGGTCAGGGAGATAATAGGTGTCATCGGTGCGGCAGTCCCGCTGGCATACCTGATAAAGCTCTACTCTGAGGTTGACGCAGGCAACACCATCCGGTATTCCACCAACTTCGGGGGGTTCACCTTTGATTTTGCGCTGACCCATCTCAGCTGGATCTTTGCCATGATAGCCGGAGTCGTCGGGCTCGCCGCAGTGCTGGGAATGGTCTCCACCTCCAGAAACAGCTACGAGTGGCTCTTCGCCCTCATGAGCCTCAGCGGTGTCTACGGCGTCTTCCTCGCCTACGACCTCATGGGCTTCTTCCTGTTCTGGGAGCTCATGACCTTCGGCTCGTTCATGATGGTGCTTAAGTACAACAGAAGCGCGTCCCTTAAGTACTTCGTGCTCAGCATCATAGGTGCCTACGCCATGCTCCTCGCAATAGGCATGATATACGCGAAAGTTGGATCCTTCAGCTTCATAGAGGTCTACAAGGCCCTATCCCAGGACGCCGCAATGGGGGCAGTGGGTGCGGGCACCATATTCAGCAGGGGCGAGATGGCGGCCATATTTGGCCTCTTCCTGGTAGCGTTCGGCGTCAAGGCAGGAACCTTCCCGCTCCACGTCTGGGCGCCCGATGCATACAGCGAGACCAACCAGAGCTACACCGCGATGTTCAGCGGCGTCCTCAGCAAGACCGGGGTCTACGGCTTTATACTCATCTACATGCTCCTGGGATACAGACTCATCGTTGAGTTTGGAACCTTCAGGAGCGTTCCGAAGTTCGGCTACATCATAGCATTCCTGGGTGGACTTACAATAGTCATCGGCGGCATTCTCGCTGCACTCCAGGAGGACATCAGGAAGCTCTTTGCCTACTCGAGTATCAGCCAGATAGGCTACATTCTCGTTGCCATCGGCGTCGGCAGCGCGCTCAGCATAGAAGCAGGGATCTACCATGCAATAAGCCACGCCCTCTTCAAGGGGCTGTTCTTCCTCATAGTTGCCACGATAGTCTACCGCACCGGCAAGACGGAGTTCAAGGACATGGGAGGACTGGCAGAGAAGATGCCCTTCACCTTCGCCATGGCGTTCGTGGCGATACTGAGCCTCGCGGGAATACCCCCGATGGTCGGCTTCGCGAGCAAGTGGCTGATATTCGAGGCAGTAATAAGCCAGAACATGCCGATCCTGGGAGGCATGGTGTTCTTCGGAAGCGCCATAGGCTTCGTATACCTCATCAGGTTCACCTACGCTGTCTGGTTTGGCCAGAGGCCGACGGACCTCGACGACGTTAAGGATGCTCCCCTACCGCTGGCGATAGGCATGGCCATACTGGCGCTCCTCAATGTGGTCTTCGGCATAGCGCCCGGTATTGTAGCCCAGGAGCTCAACAAGGTGTTTGGAAGCGACGTCATAGGGGGAACCATCTGGGAGCTTAACATCGGGGTCGGCAAGTACAGCGGCCTTCTGATAACCATATGGCTTGTCATTGGCATGCTCGTGGCGGCGATAATATACTTCCTCGGGGCCAGGGTCAGGAGGGTCCCGGTCACCGACACGTACCAGTCAGGCAACCCAGTAACCATGGACTACAACCTCACCATAAGGAGGAACTTCTTCCTCCCGCTCAAGGAGGCCCTGTCATTCTGGCTCAGGATAAGCTTCGACAAGCTCTACAGGGACATCGCCAAGACCACGGAAGATTTTGCTGACACCCTTAGGAACTACGTCTACAACGGCAATGTCCAGAGCTACGCCTGGTATCTCGCAATAGTGCTCCTGATACTCGCAATATGGGGGGTGTGA
- a CDS encoding DUF4040 domain-containing protein, whose protein sequence is MNGIALIEYLIVGIMVISAILAVEWKDLLAAAVGMAAVSLFASLLFFMLQAPDVAMTEAAIGAALSAAIFIFAIKRTQRFETEEDEKPGWWVRW, encoded by the coding sequence ATGAACGGAATAGCCCTTATCGAGTACCTCATAGTTGGCATAATGGTAATTTCCGCAATACTCGCGGTCGAATGGAAGGACCTGCTCGCGGCCGCTGTTGGAATGGCGGCAGTCAGTCTGTTCGCCTCGCTGCTGTTCTTCATGCTCCAGGCCCCGGACGTTGCGATGACCGAGGCTGCGATAGGCGCGGCCCTCAGCGCGGCGATATTCATCTTCGCCATCAAGAGAACCCAGCGCTTTGAGACTGAGGAAGATGAGAAGCCCGGCTGGTGGGTGAGGTGGTGA
- a CDS encoding DUF996 domain-containing protein, whose protein sequence is MVVNLRTEKNLGLIGSIFILVGGFVGVIPAVGVFRGTLSLIGEILVLIALKGIGDKLGDDRPFRYYLYSIVVFVGGLVLALILVLIGVFSLSGSTMAFGHVHSPMGIFGATMLAVGFLGIVAVLVLGIYFTIKAWRATYEITGVDEFDKVATWAKWGAITLIILVGAILLLVAMVYQIIAFANLPEELEPHWKPKQFSPIS, encoded by the coding sequence ATGGTGGTGAACCTCAGAACCGAAAAGAACCTCGGGCTCATTGGGTCGATATTCATTCTGGTAGGCGGATTTGTAGGCGTGATTCCGGCAGTCGGGGTGTTTAGAGGGACGCTCTCGCTCATAGGAGAGATACTGGTGCTGATAGCTCTCAAGGGCATCGGCGACAAGCTCGGGGACGACAGGCCCTTCAGGTACTACCTGTACTCGATAGTAGTCTTCGTCGGTGGGCTTGTCCTGGCCTTGATCCTGGTTCTCATTGGAGTGTTCTCACTTTCCGGCTCGACAATGGCTTTCGGACATGTCCACAGCCCCATGGGGATTTTCGGAGCGACCATGCTGGCCGTTGGCTTCCTTGGGATTGTCGCCGTGCTGGTGCTTGGCATATACTTTACCATCAAGGCCTGGCGCGCGACATACGAGATAACCGGCGTGGATGAGTTCGATAAGGTCGCCACCTGGGCCAAGTGGGGAGCGATAACACTGATAATCCTCGTTGGGGCCATACTGCTTCTCGTTGCCATGGTCTACCAGATAATTGCCTTCGCGAATCTCCCTGAGGAGCTGGAACCGCACTGGAAACCTAAACAGTTCAGCCCCATCTCGTAG
- the mnhG gene encoding monovalent cation/H(+) antiporter subunit G: MSALTAIGEVLVLLGTFFYILSALGLIRMPDVYNRMQTATKSATLGSLGVIIGVGIWALGTDFGSAAWLTKTIVIAVFLLLTNPISAHALIRAAYKSGIPLWEGSVVDKYREHIDAKTTETETPEETPEEGGEE, encoded by the coding sequence ATGAGCGCGCTCACTGCAATTGGGGAAGTCCTAGTACTGCTGGGAACGTTCTTCTATATCCTGTCCGCCCTTGGCCTCATCAGGATGCCGGACGTTTACAACAGGATGCAGACAGCCACCAAGAGCGCCACCCTCGGTTCCCTCGGCGTCATAATAGGCGTCGGGATCTGGGCGCTCGGCACCGACTTCGGAAGCGCCGCCTGGCTCACCAAGACGATAGTCATCGCGGTCTTTCTCCTGCTGACCAACCCGATAAGCGCCCACGCCCTCATCAGGGCAGCGTACAAGAGCGGCATCCCGCTCTGGGAAGGCAGCGTCGTTGACAAGTACCGCGAGCACATCGATGCCAAGACCACTGAGACCGAAACCCCTGAGGAAACCCCCGAGGAGGGTGGTGAGGAATGA
- a CDS encoding NADH-quinone oxidoreductase subunit B family protein, which produces MDWKLWEPLIEFARKRSLWIVSFCTGCGGIEMPPLMTSRYDLERFGMMPNPAPRMADLFLITGYVTPKTLKRIIITYEMQPDPKYVIAHGSCTINGGIYWDAYNAIKRLDAYIPVDVYIAGCMPRPESVMEGINKMMEMIENGTADSWKRYKENYEWYKKNQDELFGEGWREKEARRWIPWIMDDLKRAEKEREKND; this is translated from the coding sequence ATGGATTGGAAGCTCTGGGAACCGCTTATTGAATTCGCAAGGAAAAGGAGCCTTTGGATAGTGTCGTTCTGTACCGGGTGCGGCGGTATAGAGATGCCGCCGCTCATGACCTCCCGGTACGACCTCGAAAGGTTCGGTATGATGCCGAACCCAGCCCCAAGAATGGCAGACCTGTTCCTCATCACCGGCTACGTCACACCGAAGACCCTCAAGAGGATAATCATAACCTACGAGATGCAGCCGGATCCAAAGTACGTCATAGCGCACGGCTCGTGTACCATCAACGGAGGCATCTACTGGGACGCCTACAACGCCATCAAGAGGCTAGACGCGTACATCCCGGTTGACGTCTACATAGCCGGGTGCATGCCGAGGCCCGAGTCGGTCATGGAAGGCATCAACAAGATGATGGAGATGATCGAGAACGGCACAGCCGACAGCTGGAAGCGCTACAAGGAGAACTACGAGTGGTACAAGAAGAACCAGGATGAGCTCTTTGGAGAGGGATGGCGCGAGAAGGAAGCCAGAAGATGGATTCCCTGGATAATGGACGATCTGAAGAGAGCCGAAAAGGAGCGTGAGAAGAATGACTGA
- a CDS encoding respiratory chain complex I subunit 1 family protein produces the protein MLEVALKALFLLVYATLVGFLFMGIIRKVSARIHRRVGPPLYQPILDTIKLLSKKSNITHGLIYDFGIVYALGATILALFFIPIGSVSILRAYGDLILITFLLEIPMLGIMFAAMSSGNPWAGLGAQRALLTLLAIQVPLGFAIIALAEFYGTFSTYQIVMAQQVSGWSITHVSLLLAAIAYDIVLQAMFGKEPFDIMIAPGEISLGPMVEFGGKHMGILQIQHAIALFAETLFFSNIFLGGAVVTAFASPVLNTIASLAILLVKQIAVLMIAIFIGNIFPRFTIDQAAKFYWKWPTIIAALGAVLASL, from the coding sequence ATGCTTGAGGTGGCCCTGAAGGCTCTCTTCCTCTTAGTTTATGCAACCCTTGTCGGTTTCCTGTTCATGGGAATAATCAGGAAGGTCAGCGCGAGGATACACAGGAGGGTCGGTCCGCCGCTCTACCAGCCGATACTCGATACCATAAAGCTCCTCTCAAAGAAGAGCAACATAACCCACGGCCTCATCTACGACTTCGGCATCGTCTACGCCCTTGGAGCAACGATACTGGCGCTGTTCTTCATACCGATAGGCAGCGTCAGCATACTCAGGGCGTACGGTGACCTCATCCTCATCACCTTCCTGCTTGAGATACCGATGCTGGGAATAATGTTCGCCGCAATGAGCTCGGGCAACCCCTGGGCTGGCCTCGGTGCCCAGCGTGCACTGCTCACGCTGCTCGCCATACAGGTTCCGCTCGGCTTTGCCATAATAGCACTGGCCGAGTTCTACGGAACCTTCAGCACGTACCAGATAGTCATGGCCCAGCAGGTCAGCGGGTGGAGCATAACCCACGTATCGCTCCTCCTCGCGGCGATAGCCTACGACATAGTGCTCCAGGCGATGTTCGGAAAGGAGCCCTTCGACATCATGATCGCGCCGGGTGAGATATCCCTCGGCCCCATGGTCGAGTTCGGCGGCAAGCACATGGGAATCCTTCAGATACAGCATGCCATAGCCCTCTTCGCTGAAACATTGTTCTTCAGCAACATCTTCCTCGGCGGTGCGGTGGTTACCGCCTTCGCCAGCCCGGTGCTCAACACCATAGCAAGCCTCGCAATACTGCTGGTCAAACAGATAGCGGTGCTCATGATTGCAATATTCATCGGCAACATCTTCCCGAGGTTCACCATAGACCAGGCGGCCAAGTTCTACTGGAAGTGGCCGACCATCATAGCGGCCCTCGGTGCCGTGTTAGCGAGTCTGTGA
- a CDS encoding monovalent cation/H+ antiporter complex subunit F, producing MIGINVYLALIAIATLLSMYRVFRGPTTVDRLVAVDIMTTITTGLMVLFALYYQRMIFLDVALVYAILAFGGVIAFARYMEGGL from the coding sequence ATGATAGGGATAAACGTCTACCTCGCCCTGATAGCGATAGCAACGCTCCTCAGCATGTACAGGGTCTTCAGAGGGCCGACCACCGTGGATAGGCTGGTCGCAGTCGACATCATGACAACAATAACAACGGGCCTGATGGTGCTCTTTGCGCTCTACTACCAGAGGATGATATTCCTGGACGTCGCCCTGGTTTACGCCATACTGGCCTTCGGTGGGGTCATCGCCTTCGCGAGGTACATGGAGGGAGGCCTATGA
- a CDS encoding Na(+)/H(+) antiporter subunit B has protein sequence MLKRALAIITLLIIGYWLAQGLAGVPFGEDKMLVGQYYLDNVKEQTGAVNAVTAVVVNYRGFDTLGEVTVLFIASTGVGALLWKRKKERTAETQGSIVLTTGTRLLVPFVMLFGAYIFIHGHLTPGGGFPGGATIATAFLLLYMAFVQYEIPHKAFEKIEGAVGMAYVLVGLIGLAIGGYFLFDWIWQTWSFGTENIGRLISGGFIPIIYTIIGLKVGTELSGIIDNMVKEEVNE, from the coding sequence ATGCTCAAGCGCGCGCTCGCGATAATCACGCTCCTGATAATCGGCTACTGGCTCGCCCAGGGCCTCGCTGGAGTGCCATTCGGCGAGGACAAGATGCTCGTCGGTCAGTACTACCTCGACAACGTTAAGGAGCAGACCGGTGCGGTCAACGCTGTAACAGCGGTCGTCGTCAACTACCGTGGCTTCGATACCCTCGGCGAAGTCACGGTTCTGTTCATAGCATCAACCGGCGTTGGGGCACTTCTCTGGAAGAGAAAGAAAGAGAGAACCGCAGAGACCCAGGGATCGATAGTCCTCACCACCGGAACGAGGCTTCTGGTTCCCTTCGTGATGCTCTTCGGTGCCTACATCTTCATCCACGGACACCTCACTCCGGGCGGAGGTTTCCCCGGCGGAGCCACAATAGCGACTGCCTTCCTGCTGCTGTACATGGCCTTCGTTCAGTATGAGATACCGCACAAGGCCTTCGAGAAGATCGAGGGAGCCGTCGGAATGGCCTACGTCCTGGTCGGTCTCATCGGCCTGGCCATAGGCGGCTACTTCCTCTTCGACTGGATATGGCAGACCTGGAGCTTCGGCACTGAGAACATCGGCAGGCTCATCAGCGGCGGATTCATACCGATAATCTACACCATAATCGGCCTCAAGGTCGGCACCGAGCTCAGCGGAATCATCGACAACATGGTCAAAGAGGAGGTGAACGAATGA
- a CDS encoding NADH-quinone oxidoreductase subunit K, protein MISVYYFGSISLILIGLYAVLVKRNVLKMLIGISIMETGVNLLLISIGYVSGKSAPILSEGIGPSQAVDPIPQALVLTAIVIGVATTAMALSVAVILYEKYGTLNVEEIRRLRG, encoded by the coding sequence ATGATCAGCGTCTACTACTTCGGTTCCATCTCCCTGATACTCATCGGGCTCTACGCGGTGCTCGTCAAGAGGAACGTGCTCAAGATGCTCATCGGGATCAGCATAATGGAGACCGGTGTGAACCTTCTCCTCATCAGCATAGGATACGTCTCCGGAAAGAGCGCCCCGATACTGAGTGAGGGGATAGGCCCGAGCCAGGCCGTCGATCCGATTCCGCAGGCGCTGGTTCTTACGGCGATAGTCATAGGAGTCGCAACCACAGCCATGGCCCTTAGTGTTGCCGTGATCCTGTACGAGAAGTACGGAACCCTTAACGTTGAGGAAATAAGGAGGTTGAGAGGATGA